DNA from Pelobacter propionicus DSM 2379:
TCCCGCTGCGAATCCGGCTGCCGTGCCTGCGCCGAGAGCTGCCCCTACGGCGCCATTTCCGCTGACGGGGCGCTGAGTCTGGACATGGGGAAGTGCCTCTTCTGCGGCCAGTGCGCCGAGGAGTGCCGGCAGGGCGCAATCTCCTTCAGCAACGATGCCGCTCTGGCCAGCCGCAGTCGGGAGGGGCTCGTGGTCAGGGCCGCCGAGCAGTACCAGCCCGCCGAGGCCATGGGCAGAGAGCTTTTGCGCCTGTACGGCCGTTCGCTCAAGTTGCGCGAGGTGAGCGCCGGCGGCTGCAACGCCTGTGAGGCGGACACCAACGTGCTCTCCACCATCGGCTGGGACCTGGGGCGCTTCGGCATCCAGTTCGTGGCCAGCCCCCGCCATGCCGACGGCCTGTTCATAACCGGTCCGGTGAGCGAAAACATGCGTCTTGCCCTGCTGGATACCTATGCCGCCATACCCGACCCCAAGCTGGTCATCGTGACCGGCGCCTGCGCCATCAACGGCGGACCCTTCAAGGACCACGACGAGGTGTGCAATGGCGCCGATGGCCTGCTAGCGGTGGACCTGTACATCCCCGGCTGCCCCCCCAGCCCGCTGACAATCCTGGACGGGCTGCTGCGGCTGATACGCCGCATCCGCTGAACCCGCCGCGGGCCAGTTCCCCCTTTCTCTTGCGCGCACATTTCAGCTGCCAGGGAGAGGGGGTTTCTTTTGACTTTTTCATAAAGCGCTGATAGCATCGTTCGAATTTTCTGGTATACTCTTTTTCCTGCGAGGAGGATGTACATGTATCTTGACGTTAATGAAATCATGAAGGTTTTACCGCATCGCCCCCCTTTCCTGATGGTTGACCGGATCATCGAGCTGGAAGGCGGCGAGCGTTGCGTCGGCATCAAGAACACCACCATGGACGAGCACTTCTTCCAGGGACACTTTCCCGGCCATCCGGTCATGCCCGGGGTTCTGATCGTGGAGGCCATGGCCCAGGTGGCCTGCCTGATGGCCTACAAGGCCGACGGCACTGATTATCACAACAAGGTCTGCTACTTCATGGCCATCGACAACGCCAAATTCAGGAAGCCGGTTTTCCCCGGCGACCAGTTGCGCCTGGAAGTGACCACCCTGCAGCGTCGCCGCGGCGTGTGGGTGATCAGCGGCAAGACCTATGTCGAGGATACTCTGGTTTGCGAGGCGGATTTCAAGGCAACGCTTGTGGATGCAAACCAATAATTTGAATACAGAGACGGAGGGAAACGGATGAACTTGGCAAAACAGGACGAATATCTGAATGAATGGCTGGACCACGAGGCGTGCGCCGAAGAGATGCTTCCCCTGATCGGCCGCCTCTACCGGGAGAAGAGCATTGTCACCACCATCTACGGTCGTTCACTGGTGCACAGCACCGCCATCGAGATCCTGACAGCCCATCGTTTTGCCCGGCGGATCCTGGACAGGGAACTGTCGGTCCGTCAGACCTTCCCGGTTTTGCAGGCGATCTCCAAACTGGATCTCGCTCCGGCGCGCATCGATCTGGGCAAACTGGCTGTCCGCTACGCGGGGCAGGAGGGGAGCCTCTCCCTGGACCAGTATGTGGCACAGGAGCTGGCCACGGTCAACACCGGCTGCGGCCCCCTGCTGGACGAGCCCCAGGATATCGTCCTCTACGGCTTCGGCCGCATCGGCCGCCTGCTGGCCCGCATCCTGGTGGAGAAGAAGGGGGGGGGCGAGAAGTTCCGCCTCAAGGCCTTCGTGGTGCGCAAGGGAGCCGCCGACGACCTGCTCAAGCGTGCCAGCCTGCTGCAGCGCGACTCCGTGCACGGCCACTTCGGCGGCATCATCACCGTTGACGAAGAGGAGAACGCCATCATCGCCAACGGCAACATGATCCGCCTGATCTATTCCGATTCCCCCGAGAGTGTGGACTATACCCAGTATGGCATCAACAACGCCATCCTGATCGACAACACCGGCAAGTGGCGCGACCGCGAGGGGCTGGGCAGGCACCTGAAGGCGCCCGGCATCAGCAAGGTGATCCTGACCGCTCCGGGCAAGGGGGACATCCCCAACGTGGTGCCGGGCATCAATAACGAGCTGATCACCCCGGAGGAGAACATCTTCTCGGCCGCCAGCTGCACCACCAACGCCATCGTGCCGGTGCTGAAAACCCTCAACGACCGTTTCGGCATCGTCCACTGCCACATGGAGACCTGCCACTCCTACACCAACGACCAGAACCTGATCGACAACTACCATAAGGCATCCCGCCGCGGCAGAAGCGCTGCCCTGAACATGGTCATCACCGAGACCGGTGCGGCCAAGGCGGTGGCCAAGGTGGTTCCGTCGCTTGCTGGCAAGCTGACCGGCAACGCCATTCGCGTGCCCACCCCCAACGTCTCCCTGGCGATCCTCAACATGGAGCTGACCCAGGAGGTGACGGTGGAGGAGGTCAACAACTACCTGCGGGACATCTCCCTGGAGTCTCCCCTGCAGAACCAGATCGGCTACACCAACTGCCCCGAGGTCGTCTCCAGCGACTTCGTCGGCTCCCGGCAGGCCGGAGTGGTGGATTCCCTGGCCACCATCGCCGAGGGGAAGCGCTGCGTTCTCTACGTCTGGTACGACAACGAGTACGGCTACAGCTGCCAGGTAGTGCGCATGGTACAGAAGATGGCCGGGGTGGAGCTCCCCTCGCTGCCGCTGTAGGCTGAGGCGCGGTTTCGGATAGTGCCGTGGGGCCACGACCAGAGTCGTGGCCCTTTTTGTTTCAGTGGACGCTGGGCAGTTTCGCCGCATCCGGTGATGCTTCTGATGAAAAATGCGCCACATCCCTGGGGTTAGGCAGCCCTGTGAACGATAACTAGCTGCAATAAGGTGATTGTTTGTGGCTGGTTGTTTTGGCATGGGGTGAGCATGGAGGGTTATGAACCCTGTGACCGTAACCATCACCGAGGAGCGCTCAATGCCCGATTCCCTGCTGGACCTGACCATCCATGACCTTGTGTCCCGCCATCCGGAGACAGTGCCGGTTTTAAGCTCCAACGGTCTCCACCTGTTTGTTGATCAGCAGGTGCGGGAAGTCTTTGGCCGGGCATTGACCCTGCGTACCGCCCTGCGGGCGGCTGGCATCAATGTGGAATCGTTTTGCAGGCTGCTGAATGACGCCATCGCCGTCGAATCCCTGAACTCGGCCCATTCCCCTTCCCGTCCCCTGAATCTGTTCGCCCTGCTCCCCTGTCCTCTCAAGGTGCCGCTGGAGGAGGCCGTGAACGACTTCCTGGAGGAGCTTGGCCCCCAGGAGCGCGCCGGACTCACCTGCCGCATCGAGGGGAACGCCAACAACCAGATCGAGTACGCCGACTACGCGGATCATTTCCAGAGCGTGGATGAGATTCCGGACATTGTCATCACCCCCGGCTTCAACAGCTTCTACCATCCCGGCTTTGTGCGGCGTTTCATCCAGAGCGGATGCTTCGCTGCTGTCAACCTCTCCTCCGGCGACCGGCATCTCTCCCCCCTGGGGGTGGTGGACCCGGACAGCCACTATTCCCTGCTGGCCATGAACCTGCTGCTGCCGGTGGTGGACCATACCCGCCTGGGGAATCGCCCCCTCCCGCGGCGCTGGGAGGATCTGCTGGATCCGGTGTACGAGAAGAGCATCGCCATCCGGGGCAACCGGGTGGGGACCTTCTGCGAAACCCTGTTGCTCTCCCTGTTCAAGGATTTCGGCCAGGAGGGGCTTAAGAGTCTGGGGCGCAATGTTGCCTGGGGATGGCACCCCTCCCAGATGGTCAAGGCCGCCGGCAGCGGTCAGCAGGAGACCCCAGCCATCAGCGTCATGCCGCTCTTCTTCGCCAACACCATCAAGAACCGCGACAGGGTCAGCGTGATCTGGCCCGAGGATGGCGCCCTGGTCAGTCCGGTCACCATGCTGGTCAAAAGCGAAAAGCGGGAGCAGTTGCGCCCCCTGATCGACTTCCTTATCGGCCCGCGGGTGGCCGCCATCTGCGCCGGAGCCTCCTTCCCCGCCCTGCACCCGGCGGTTGACAACCGGCTGCCAAAAGACGCCCGCTTCAAGTGGATCGGCTGGGAGTACGTCAAGAACAACGACCTCAAGAGTCTGATCGCCGAGACCAATGCCATCTTCCTGGCCTCCTTCCGCGGGGAAGAGCGGTGAGGCTGGTCACCGTTGCCGGCCCGCCGTCGTCGG
Protein-coding regions in this window:
- a CDS encoding glyceraldehyde-3-phosphate dehydrogenase, translating into MNLAKQDEYLNEWLDHEACAEEMLPLIGRLYREKSIVTTIYGRSLVHSTAIEILTAHRFARRILDRELSVRQTFPVLQAISKLDLAPARIDLGKLAVRYAGQEGSLSLDQYVAQELATVNTGCGPLLDEPQDIVLYGFGRIGRLLARILVEKKGGGEKFRLKAFVVRKGAADDLLKRASLLQRDSVHGHFGGIITVDEEENAIIANGNMIRLIYSDSPESVDYTQYGINNAILIDNTGKWRDREGLGRHLKAPGISKVILTAPGKGDIPNVVPGINNELITPEENIFSAASCTTNAIVPVLKTLNDRFGIVHCHMETCHSYTNDQNLIDNYHKASRRGRSAALNMVITETGAAKAVAKVVPSLAGKLTGNAIRVPTPNVSLAILNMELTQEVTVEEVNNYLRDISLESPLQNQIGYTNCPEVVSSDFVGSRQAGVVDSLATIAEGKRCVLYVWYDNEYGYSCQVVRMVQKMAGVELPSLPL
- a CDS encoding ABC transporter substrate-binding protein translates to MNPVTVTITEERSMPDSLLDLTIHDLVSRHPETVPVLSSNGLHLFVDQQVREVFGRALTLRTALRAAGINVESFCRLLNDAIAVESLNSAHSPSRPLNLFALLPCPLKVPLEEAVNDFLEELGPQERAGLTCRIEGNANNQIEYADYADHFQSVDEIPDIVITPGFNSFYHPGFVRRFIQSGCFAAVNLSSGDRHLSPLGVVDPDSHYSLLAMNLLLPVVDHTRLGNRPLPRRWEDLLDPVYEKSIAIRGNRVGTFCETLLLSLFKDFGQEGLKSLGRNVAWGWHPSQMVKAAGSGQQETPAISVMPLFFANTIKNRDRVSVIWPEDGALVSPVTMLVKSEKREQLRPLIDFLIGPRVAAICAGASFPALHPAVDNRLPKDARFKWIGWEYVKNNDLKSLIAETNAIFLASFRGEER
- a CDS encoding NADH-quinone oxidoreductase subunit B family protein, with product MLRAILARCRQGHRTFAYPDAPLPLPPRFRGLPLLDASRCESGCRACAESCPYGAISADGALSLDMGKCLFCGQCAEECRQGAISFSNDAALASRSREGLVVRAAEQYQPAEAMGRELLRLYGRSLKLREVSAGGCNACEADTNVLSTIGWDLGRFGIQFVASPRHADGLFITGPVSENMRLALLDTYAAIPDPKLVIVTGACAINGGPFKDHDEVCNGADGLLAVDLYIPGCPPSPLTILDGLLRLIRRIR
- the fabZ gene encoding 3-hydroxyacyl-ACP dehydratase FabZ, which produces MYMYLDVNEIMKVLPHRPPFLMVDRIIELEGGERCVGIKNTTMDEHFFQGHFPGHPVMPGVLIVEAMAQVACLMAYKADGTDYHNKVCYFMAIDNAKFRKPVFPGDQLRLEVTTLQRRRGVWVISGKTYVEDTLVCEADFKATLVDANQ